CCACGCCCCAAAATCTCAGGCAGTTGTGCCATAAAAATCAGTATCGCCAATGCATTGACAAAGCCCACGACCACCGCACGGGCGACAAATTTCATGAGATACCCGACTTTTAAAAAACCAAAAATGATTTGTATCACGCCTGTCAGTAGCGTGGCGGCGAGCATATATTCTAGCCCATGATTTTTGACAAGACTTGCCAAAACAAGTGCCATCGCCCCTGTGGCTGCCGAAATCATGGCAGGGCGACCACCAAAAAAGCTAATCATCACCGCAATGCAAAAGGACGCATACAGCCCCACTTTTGGGTCTACCCCTGCAATGATAGAAAAGGCAATCGCTTCTGGAATGAGTGCAAGGGCGACTACAAGCCCTGACAGCACATCGCCACGGACGTTTGAGAACCATTGGTCTTTGGTAAAGTGGTTAAGAATATTCATCGGTTAAGTCAGTACAGTATCAAAAAACCGCCTATTATAGCGTATCTGCCACCTAAACCCAAATAACCGCCCAAAAAAATAATGGCAAAGACAAACCCTGCCATTATTTATTTTTTAAAAACTCGATAGTGGTTTAAAAATTCACCACAACGTCAGCTGTTTTTGCCCTTTATACCAATCGCTATCCAGATAAGCACAGTACGCATGATGAAACAGGACATTTAAAATCGCTGAGACGGGCAGGGCGATGAGCATACCGACAAAGCCAAACAAAGACGCCCCTGCCAACACCGAGAAAATCACCCACAATGGCGACAGTCCGATTTTATCGCCGAGCAGTAGGGGCTGTAACACATAACCTTCCATTGCTTGACCAACCATAAATGCCCCAATGATAAGACCGATGTAAATGGGGTCAAAACCAAATTGGAACAGCCCCACAACAATCGCCGCAATAATCCCCACACCAAAACCCAGATACGGCACAAAACTTGCCACGCCTGCCCCGATACCGATGAGCAGTCCGAATTTTAGTCCGATGAGTTGTAGCTGTATGGCATAAATTGCCCCAAGCAGTAACATGACACTAAGCTGACCTTTGATAAAGTTCATGAGCGTGGTATCGCAGTCTTTGGCGATTTCTAGGGCTTTTTTTTGATGAGGTTTGGGTATGGCATGCAGCCATGTATTTAGACGTTTTTGCCAGCCGATGAGAAAATAAAACGTCAATATCGGCACCATTACTGCCATGCCAACATTATTTGCCACCATGATGCCTGAGCTTAGCACTTGTTTGATGAGTGACTGGGCATCTGCCACCTGATAATTTTTCTGAGCGTATTCAATGAATGCATTTGAGATGACATCAACTTCAAGCGGCATGGGACGTCCGCCCATGTGCTGACTTATCCATGTTCTTGCTGTGGTGTTATACCACTCTACAAGCAAGGGTAGTGACTCCCACGCCAAAGTGATTTGTTGCCACAATACGGGCACAAACCACACAACCAACGCCCCCGTCAGTAGAATGCTGGCAAAATACACCACCACAATGGCAAGCATGCGATTCATGTAACGAGCCAATCGTGTTACCAACGGGTTTAGCATGTATGCCAAAATAAACGCCGCCACAAAAGGCAAAATCACCGCACGCATGAGATACAGGGCGTACAGAAAAATCACCCAAAACAGCACAATCAGTATTCGGCGAAAAAAGGGGTCAAGGGTACGATGTCGCATGATAAAATAGCACAAAAAAGTGGGCAAATATCCGCCTATTTTATGCTATTTTTACCAAAAAGGTAAGTTATTTATGATGAATTTTGTAAAAATAAATGATAGGGCGTGCTGAACATTGATAACATTTTTATAAATAGACTTCTTTCCAAACCCTGATTTTTATGGATTTTTAAAAACTTCAACCCCAATACTTATAAGGGTTTATTTTTAGTTTGGAAAGAGATTTAATATAATCAAAGAACTTTAAAATCACCACAAATTTATGATGTTTGGGTGTAGGGGCGCGCTGAGCACGCCTATAAAAATCGCTGTGTCATCAAAGGATGTGCGGAGCCAGTCCTACAAAGCTTGTGGTAAATATCAAATTCGTTGGGTGTAAGATGAAAATTTAATGTTTTAAATCAATTTTTGCATGAAAAAATGGCTATCTGACCACTTAATTTAAAAAATTAAGTAAAACTCTTAAAATTTACCCAGTTAATTTTTGAAAGATTTTTTGAAAATTTATTGGCAAATAATTGGGGCGTGTTGAACATTGATAACATTTTTATAAAATAAGATGAAAATTTAACGCTTTTATCAATTTTTGCATGAAAAATGGCTAAATCTTGTTTTTCATCGTCAAAAACTTGTCTGATAGAAGACTCACAGCCTTTGTTTTTTCCTTGAAAAACGTGCGATTTTTCTCATTTTTCATTGCAAATACCAAAGTTCAACACGCCCTGATAAATAGACAGGCAAAAGACATAAAAAAATCCCTAAGTCAGGGGAGACTTAGGGGATAAACTGGAAAAACCAGTTAAAAATGGCGCAGCGGACGGGACTCGAACCCGCGACCCCCGGCGTGACAGGCCGGTATTCTAACCAACTGAACTACCGCTGCTAAGGTCACTAATCTTTTTTAACCATAAAAGATTTAAAATGGTGGGCGGTAACGGATTCGAACCGCTGACCCTCTGCTTGTAAGGCAGACGCTCTACCAACTGAGCTAACCGCCCGAACTTAACTTACTTAACTGTTTTAATAAACAATTTAAACCATGTTTATTTGTTATGTATGTCGTTCGTTGTGGTGCGTATTATATAGATTTTTTGGTGGGTGTCAAACACTTTTTGCAAAAAATTTTGAATTTTTTTATAAGTGTTTGATTTTTATTAAATTAAAAGCTATATAAATTTGCCAATTTAAGCCAATGCTTTGACAATATCATCTTCCAAACTCTCAGGTTTGGTGGTGGGGGCGTAGCGGTCTAGCACCTTGCCATGACGACCGACCAAAAATTTGGTGAAGTTCCACTTGATTGCATCGGTCAAAATTCCGCCTTGCTCGCGCTTTAAAAACTCAAAAATCGGGTGAGCGTTGTCGCCATTGACATCAACCTTGCTCATCATCAAAAAGTCCACGCCATAGTTCATTTCACAAAAACTTGCAATGCTAGTTTCGTCATCGGGTTCTTGTCCGCCAAACTGATTGCAAGGAAAGCCGATGACAACCAAACCTTTGTTATGGTATTTTGCGTGTAATTCTTGCAAACATGCAAGCTGTGGCGTAAATCCACATCTGCTGGCGGTATTGACAATGAGCAATACTTTGTTTTTAAAATCGGCAAAATTAACCACATTGCCACGAATGTCGGTGGCGGTAAAGGTGTAAATGGTTGTCATAGATTTTCCTAAATTATTGATAATTATAACAAATTATTGATTTTCAAGGTGAATGGACGCTGAGTTAATGCAATATCTCATGCCTGTGGTCTCTCTTGGTCCGTCTGGAAAAACGTGTCCCAAATGTCCACCACAATTGGTACAAGTCACTTCAATACGTCTCATGCCGTGCGACAAATCAAGCGTCTCGGTCAGGGCGGTATCACTGATTGTTTTGTCAAAACTTGGCCAGCCACAGCCTGAGTGGTATTTGTTATCGCTGTCAAACAGCTTGGCATTACAGCCCTTACAGCGATACACGCCCTTATCAAACACATCGGTATAAAGACCAGTAAAAGCTCGCTCGGTGCCTTTTTCACGCAAAACATGATATTCATCATCGCTTAGGCGGTTTTGCCAGTCTTGTTCGGTTAATTGGGCGATTTCATCGGGGGTTAGGGTGTTGTCAGATAGCATAAATGTTTCCTAATCAAAAATGCAAGTGTAGCATAATTTGACACGGTGGCAAATTGGCTTTTTGTAACGGCTTTTTGGTGGTAAAAGGGTAGGGCTTGGGGTATAATGAAAATAAACACAAAAGGTAGCATATGTGGCTAAAATTACTTCCTTATATCCAATTTATTTGCTTTATTATCTTTGTTATAGGGGTAATAAAATATGCAATTAGAACAAAGACATTTTTTATCATGCCAAACATGAAACACCCAAAACACACCAAAGATGAAATTATTTTAAGCGCTTTTGGACTGCTTGGCTTTGTTATTAGCAGTAATTTAAGGGGATTTTTGGACATATAACAAAATCGCTTGCAAAATCCCCCAAACAGGCGTATGATAATTGCAACTTTTACTTGCAATGACCGCCATGACCACCAACACCCACCCACCAAATACGCCCACCACGCAGGGCGAACGCCTAAAACAGCTCCGCAAATCCTTAGGATTATCCGCCCAAACCCTAGCCGATAAGTTAAACGCCCACGGTGCGTCCGTCAGTCGTGGGGCGATTGCCAATTGGGAATGCGACAAAAATGGCATCACAAGTAGCAAGCTCCCCATTGTCGCCCAAGTGCTAGGCACGACCGAAAACTATCTTTTGACAGGCAACGTATCGGCAAATCCAACCGCCAATAACGCCAGTCAAGAGATTGATTTTCAAGAGATTGATTTACAAGACAATTTATCAAATTCACACAATCATTCTCACAAGGTAGCCCTCATGAAGCCTTTAAAAAAATCCGCCAAACTTGCCAACGTCTGCTATGACATTCGTGGTGAACTTTTGCAAACCGCCAACCGCATGGAAGCCGAAGGTCAGCGTATCATCAAGCTAAACATTGGCAATCCTGAACCCTTTGGGCTGTTGCCCCCTGATGAGATTGTGCAAGATGTGGCGATGAACTTGCATAATGCGTCTGGTTATTCGGATTCCAAGGGGATTTTTTCGGCTCGTAAGGCGATTTTGCAATATTATCAAGCCAAAGGTCTGCTGTCGGCGACTGATGTTAATGATGTGTATATTGGTAATGGCGTGTCGGAGCTGATTGTCATGACCTTGCAAGCCCTGCTTGATGACGGCGATGAAGTGCTTATCCCTATGCCTGATTATCCGCTATGGACAGCGTCCGCCAACCTAGCTGGGGGCAGGGCGGTGCATTATCGCTGTGTCGAAGAAGACAACTGGCACCCCGATTTGGCGGATATTGAGAGTAAAATCACCGACAAAACCAAAGCCATTGTTATCATCAACCCCAACAACCCCACAGGGGCGTTGTATAGCAAGGAAATCTTAGAGCAGATTGCCGATTTGGCAGTCAAGCACGGCTTGGTTATCATGGCGGACGAGATTTATGACCGTATTTTGTATGATGATGCCGTGCATACGCCCATGTGTACGATTACCGATAAGACGCTCGTTTTGACGTTTAATGGCTTGTCAAAATCGCACCGCATTGCAGGCTATCGCTCGGGCTGGGTTATGTTGTCGGGCAAAAAAGACCATGCAGGAGACTTTATTGAAGGCTTGACCATGCTTGCCAGTATGCGACTGTGTGCCAACGTGCCTGCCCAATACGCCATACAGACGGCAATGGGCGGTTATCAGTCCATGCAAGCTCTGACCGCACCGACAGGGCGACTGTACAAACAGCGTGAAATGGCAGTCTCTCGCCTAAATGCCATTAAGGGCATTAGCTGTACCAAACCGCAAGGGGCGTTTTATTGCTTTGCTAAGATTGACAGAGATATCTATCCCATTGAAAATGATATGAATTTTATGATGGATTTACTTATCCAAGAAAAAGTTCTAATGGTGCAAGGCACGGGTTTTAATTGGGATAAGCCCGACCATTTTAGGGTGGTATTTTTGCCCAATTTGATAGATTTAGAAGATGCGATGGATAGGCTGGATAGATTTTTTGCCAATAAACGTAAGGAATTTGGCACGGAATAGGGTAGGGTACAAGGAAAACCGCTCAAAGTGAGCTAAGTCGAACCACAACGTTTTCGTTACCCTTCGACAAGCTCAGGGCGAACGGAAAACCTAGTTTGGCATACTTTTTAGGCTACCACCCAAAAATAAAGGGCGATTGATGTGAACCGACCCCCAAATCTTAGACATAAGATTAAAGGTTAGGTTGTTGCAAGTGGTTGTATTAACCCTAATTGGACTAAGTTTCTGTACTTAACAGGACTTAGTCCTTTTAATTTGCTCTTTATTCTATCATGATTGTAGTAGTGTATGTACTCATCAATCACTTGTTTAAGTTCATCTGTTGATGTAAATGTGGTTGTCTCATAAAATATCTCTTGTTTTAGCGTACCAAAGAAGCTCTCTATCACAGCATTATCCAAACAATTGCCTTTTCTTGACATGCTTTGGGTTAAGCCTTGTTCTTTTAGGGTTTGTTGATACTGGTGCATTTGATAGTGCCAGCCTTGGTCTGAATGAATGATGGGTTTGTCATCCATCTTTTCTTGGCTTAGCTTGGATAGGGCATCATTTAACATCTCTTTGACCAACTCATACGTTGGTCTGTCCTTCATCGTATAACTGACAATCTCACCATTAAACAAGTCGATGATGGGCGATAGGTAGAGTTTTCTTTGAATGACACTGCCATCATTTGCCTTGTCTTGTACTTTAAACTCGGTGATGTCTGTTGCCCACTTTTGATTGGGTTTGTCTGCTTTAAAGTCTCTTTTGAGTATATTGTCCTGAATGGTATCTTTGCCCATTGTGCCTTTGTAAGTATTAAACTTACGTTGACGACGAACCAATGCTTTGAGTCCAAGTTTAGCCATCAGTCGTTGCACTCGTTTATGATTAATGACCATGCCTTTTTGGGCAAGCTGATTGTTAAGCTCTGATGTGATTCTACGATAACCATACCTGCCCTTGTGTTGGTGGTAGATGTGGTTAATGTGTTCTTTTAAGTCAAGGTCTTTGTCAGGCTTTGTACTTTGACGAATGTGGTAATAAAACACACTTCTTGGCAAGTTTGACACTGCCAATAAGTCAGCAAGTTTGTGCTTATGCCTTAATTCTTGGATGATCAGGACTTGTTCTTTGTTTGTACTGATTGTTCCTTTTGACGAATTAAGGCATCTAGCTTTTTTAGATAGTCATTCTCTGCTCTAAGATAGGCAAGTTCATCAAGCAAATCATCCACACTTTTTTCGTGGTCTTGTTTGGTTTTCCAAGTTGATTTGGTTTTATTAGCGTTGTGTTTGTTTGACATTGCTTTTTTGCCTTTGGGTTTGGGTATTAGTCCCATTATACCAAAGGCTTGGTAGGACTTTAACCAAGTTGACAGTAAAGAAGGTTGTGGCAGATTAAGCTCTATGGCAAGTTGTGTAAGCGATTTGCCCTGTTGTATGGCTTGAACGGCATTAAGCTTAAAATCTGTGTCATAGACAGCCTTTGTGTGTCGTCTTTTTATGCCATCAATGCCATGTGCTTGATAGAGTTTAACCCATAGCTCTACGGTTGTGTGGTTTAGATTAAAGTGTTTGGCGGTTTGTTTGTAGCCATGATGATTAAGATAATACCCAATCACAGACAGTTTAAAGTCGGTTGTGTATTTTGCCATAAAAAGCACCCCAAAGGTTAGTGTGTCTAACTTTTGGGGTGCGGTTCAATGTCGCCCTTTTTGATGTGTTTTTGTTTTAACCAATAATCCCAAAAAACTGCAATAAAAACAATCCTGCAAATCCCGCCAAAAAGGCAATGCCAAGCAGGGCGTAGATGTTCATCTTTGGGGTAAGTAGGTTTTCAGATTTTGCCAAAGAGTAGTTCAGATAAGCAAAAATCGGAGCGGAGACAAATGAGCTAATCATCGCAAATTTGAGCAGACTTGCCATTTGTCCTGCAAACACGTTAATCAAGATGAATCCACCGATAACCATGGCAGTCGTCCAGCGTATGACGTATTTTTCGGTAAGCTCGGTTGTGCCTGTTTTGATGAGCGACAGACTCTCGGCATTGGTACGCCCATAGCCGTCTGCACTCGTGATGACCGTGCCAAACATACACAAAAAAGCGATGAATGCCACGAGAATTTTTGACCAGTTGCCAATGGTCTCTGTGTACATATGTACAAGCTGACCGATGTAAGCTCCGCCTTTGGTGGCAATCTCTTCGCCTGTGCCGTACTGTACAAACACGCCAAGCGTCAAGAAAAACAACGCCAAAATCGCCGATGTAAAGTAGCCCACGTTAAAATCCACCACGCCTTGAAAATGGCTTGTGTGGTCGGTGCGAATTTTTTTGGATGTCCAGACGGATGTGATGACCGAGAATTCAAGCGGAGCAGGCATCCAGCCCATCAGAGCGATGATAAAGCCCAAAGACGCCAAATTCCAAGGCGACATCGGCACAAAATCAGAGGTGACTTCTTTGGGCGACATACCTGCGATAATAACCGCTGCAATGGTGGCAACCGTCAATGCTAGGATAATCCACTTTGAGATGTTATCCAAAACCTTATAATGCCCTGCAATGAGTAGCCCCCATGAGACCGTCATCACGATGATGGATAGAACAAGTGGATTTAGCTCAAAGGGCAAAATAAAGCCCAAAATGGTCGCACAGAGCAGGGCGACTGCCCCTGTGGTTATCACACCTGACACAACAGATAAGCCAAAAAATGCCCAAAGATAGGCTTTGGATTTTTTGGCATAACCTACCACAAGGCTGTCGCCTGTTTTGTAGGCGTATTCTGTACCAAAGCGGTAAAAGGGGTATTTAAAAAAGTTGGCAAGCACAATCATAATGGCAAGTTGCCAACCGTATAATGCCCCAGCTTGGGTGGACGATACAAGGTGCGAACCACCAATGGCGGCGGACGCCATAAGAATGCCTGGTCCGAAGGCCCTCCAAGTGAGTTTTTGTGTTTGTGTGTTGGTCTGTGGCGATATGCTTTGTTCGGCTGTTGTCATGTTTATTCTCAAATAAAAAAACTATCAATCAACAAAGATATAAAATATAGATAAATAAGATAACATAGTTTATACAGAATAAAAAGTGAAATATTTTTGAGATAGGTTGAATAAAATGGTGTTGTTTAGGCACTCTTCCCGATAGGTCAGGGGTGAAAAGTTTGCCCATCTACCATCAGTCAAAAACTTGCCCCATTTAGCGAGATATTTATAAAAATCAAATACTTGTATTTATAACACATGCATGACCTATCAAAATGTCTAGACAAATTTGCAAAACTTTTTTATAATCACAGTCCCACCCACACATTTTTAGGGACAATAATGAACATCGATTTTGACAACTTAGCCCGCCTTATCAAGCTGACCGAGACCGCCCAAATTCACTCGCTAGAAATCCAAGACGGCACACAAACCATCAAACTTACCAAATACCCATCTGATACGCCACCTGCTCCTGTTGGACACATCGCTCCTGTGCCAACAGCCGACACAGCCCCCACCAGAGCCACTCAAACACCCGACAATCCAAGTGCCAAACACACCATCACATCGCCCATGCTGGGGACATTTTATCGCAAATCCGCCCCCGATAGCCCAAATTTTGTGGAAGTGGGCGACACCATCAAGGCAGGCGACACCTTGTGTATTGTAGAAGCGATGAAAATCATGCACGAAGTCAAGGCGGACACCGATGGCGTGGTGGCTGAGATTTTGGTAGAAGAAGGTGACATGGTGGAATATGATGCACCATTGTTTGTCATCGATAACAAATAGACAACAAGGACAGTCCATGAACCCAACTCCCTTCAAAAAAATTCTCATCGCCAACCGTGGCGAGATTGCCCTAAGAATTATCCGTGCTTGCCGTGAGCTTGGCATTACATCGGTGCTTGTGCATTCTACTGCCGACAAGGACAGCTTGCCTGCCCGTCTTGCTGATGAGACGGTGTGTATTGGCAGTCATCTGCCCAAAGATAGCTATCTAAACCAGCGTGCCATCGTATCGGCAGCCGAGCTTTTGGGGGTGGACGCCATTCATCCTG
This Moraxella sp. K1664 DNA region includes the following protein-coding sequences:
- a CDS encoding AI-2E family transporter, giving the protein MRHRTLDPFFRRILIVLFWVIFLYALYLMRAVILPFVAAFILAYMLNPLVTRLARYMNRMLAIVVVYFASILLTGALVVWFVPVLWQQITLAWESLPLLVEWYNTTARTWISQHMGGRPMPLEVDVISNAFIEYAQKNYQVADAQSLIKQVLSSGIMVANNVGMAVMVPILTFYFLIGWQKRLNTWLHAIPKPHQKKALEIAKDCDTTLMNFIKGQLSVMLLLGAIYAIQLQLIGLKFGLLIGIGAGVASFVPYLGFGVGIIAAIVVGLFQFGFDPIYIGLIIGAFMVGQAMEGYVLQPLLLGDKIGLSPLWVIFSVLAGASLFGFVGMLIALPVSAILNVLFHHAYCAYLDSDWYKGQKQLTLW
- a CDS encoding glutathione peroxidase — protein: MTTIYTFTATDIRGNVVNFADFKNKVLLIVNTASRCGFTPQLACLQELHAKYHNKGLVVIGFPCNQFGGQEPDDETSIASFCEMNYGVDFLMMSKVDVNGDNAHPIFEFLKREQGGILTDAIKWNFTKFLVGRHGKVLDRYAPTTKPESLEDDIVKALA
- the msrB gene encoding peptide-methionine (R)-S-oxide reductase MsrB, whose amino-acid sequence is MLSDNTLTPDEIAQLTEQDWQNRLSDDEYHVLREKGTERAFTGLYTDVFDKGVYRCKGCNAKLFDSDNKYHSGCGWPSFDKTISDTALTETLDLSHGMRRIEVTCTNCGGHLGHVFPDGPRETTGMRYCINSASIHLENQ
- a CDS encoding aminotransferase class I/II-fold pyridoxal phosphate-dependent enzyme, with product MTTNTHPPNTPTTQGERLKQLRKSLGLSAQTLADKLNAHGASVSRGAIANWECDKNGITSSKLPIVAQVLGTTENYLLTGNVSANPTANNASQEIDFQEIDLQDNLSNSHNHSHKVALMKPLKKSAKLANVCYDIRGELLQTANRMEAEGQRIIKLNIGNPEPFGLLPPDEIVQDVAMNLHNASGYSDSKGIFSARKAILQYYQAKGLLSATDVNDVYIGNGVSELIVMTLQALLDDGDEVLIPMPDYPLWTASANLAGGRAVHYRCVEEDNWHPDLADIESKITDKTKAIVIINPNNPTGALYSKEILEQIADLAVKHGLVIMADEIYDRILYDDAVHTPMCTITDKTLVLTFNGLSKSHRIAGYRSGWVMLSGKKDHAGDFIEGLTMLASMRLCANVPAQYAIQTAMGGYQSMQALTAPTGRLYKQREMAVSRLNAIKGISCTKPQGAFYCFAKIDRDIYPIENDMNFMMDLLIQEKVLMVQGTGFNWDKPDHFRVVFLPNLIDLEDAMDRLDRFFANKRKEFGTE
- a CDS encoding IS3 family transposase, with product MSTNKEQVLIIQELRHKHKLADLLAVSNLPRSVFYYHIRQSTKPDKDLDLKEHINHIYHQHKGRYGYRRITSELNNQLAQKGMVINHKRVQRLMAKLGLKALVRRQRKFNTYKGTMGKDTIQDNILKRDFKADKPNQKWATDITEFKVQDKANDGSVIQRKLYLSPIIDLFNGEIVSYTMKDRPTYELVKEMLNDALSKLSQEKMDDKPIIHSDQGWHYQMHQYQQTLKEQGLTQSMSRKGNCLDNAVIESFFGTLKQEIFYETTTFTSTDELKQVIDEYIHYYNHDRIKSKLKGLSPVKYRNLVQLGLIQPLATT
- a CDS encoding helix-turn-helix domain-containing protein; its protein translation is MAKYTTDFKLSVIGYYLNHHGYKQTAKHFNLNHTTVELWVKLYQAHGIDGIKRRHTKAVYDTDFKLNAVQAIQQGKSLTQLAIELNLPQPSLLSTWLKSYQAFGIMGLIPKPKGKKAMSNKHNANKTKSTWKTKQDHEKSVDDLLDELAYLRAENDYLKKLDALIRQKEQSVQTKNKS
- a CDS encoding divalent metal cation transporter gives rise to the protein MTTAEQSISPQTNTQTQKLTWRAFGPGILMASAAIGGSHLVSSTQAGALYGWQLAIMIVLANFFKYPFYRFGTEYAYKTGDSLVVGYAKKSKAYLWAFFGLSVVSGVITTGAVALLCATILGFILPFELNPLVLSIIVMTVSWGLLIAGHYKVLDNISKWIILALTVATIAAVIIAGMSPKEVTSDFVPMSPWNLASLGFIIALMGWMPAPLEFSVITSVWTSKKIRTDHTSHFQGVVDFNVGYFTSAILALFFLTLGVFVQYGTGEEIATKGGAYIGQLVHMYTETIGNWSKILVAFIAFLCMFGTVITSADGYGRTNAESLSLIKTGTTELTEKYVIRWTTAMVIGGFILINVFAGQMASLLKFAMISSFVSAPIFAYLNYSLAKSENLLTPKMNIYALLGIAFLAGFAGLFLLQFFGIIG
- the accB gene encoding acetyl-CoA carboxylase biotin carboxyl carrier protein, with translation MNIDFDNLARLIKLTETAQIHSLEIQDGTQTIKLTKYPSDTPPAPVGHIAPVPTADTAPTRATQTPDNPSAKHTITSPMLGTFYRKSAPDSPNFVEVGDTIKAGDTLCIVEAMKIMHEVKADTDGVVAEILVEEGDMVEYDAPLFVIDNK